A single window of Microbispora hainanensis DNA harbors:
- a CDS encoding ABC transporter substrate-binding protein codes for MNSKTTSLLGAALVLALALTGCGSGSSGSAGSTGSSGSSGSTSGAGATAAYDPDATIEVGSLYEPQNLDNTAGGGQGVTEAFNGNVYEGLFRLTDDGKVEDLLAKDHTVSKDGLTYTFTLRDGVKFHSGKPLTSADVKYSIEKVIGPDSQSARKSSLTVIKSIETPDDTTVKVKLASKSISLVYNLSYVWIINSQAKNLTTTEDGTGPYTLGEWKRGSTLTLERFPGYWGTPATNKQVVFHYFTDATALNNALLTKAVDVVTSEQSPDALANFENNADYKINNGKSTTKLLLAFNDRKAPFDKVLVRKAITSAIDNKKLLSSIWGDYGTLIGSMVPPTDPWYEDLTSVNPYDPNLAKQELAQAGYANGFSFTLDTPNYDPHPTVATFVKSELAKVGITVNINVITADQWYTKVYKNHDFAATLQEHVNDRDVVWYGNPDFYWGYDNPQVTKWVDEAEQSDTAEAQTELLKKVNQQIAADAASDWLYLYPQIVVASSSLSGYPVNGLNSQFYAYGIKKSGGRG; via the coding sequence GTGAACAGCAAGACGACGTCGCTGCTCGGCGCCGCACTCGTGCTCGCGCTCGCCCTCACCGGGTGCGGATCGGGCTCCTCCGGGTCCGCAGGGTCTACCGGGTCTTCCGGGTCCTCCGGCTCGACGAGCGGCGCCGGGGCGACGGCGGCGTACGACCCGGACGCGACGATCGAGGTCGGGTCGCTCTACGAGCCGCAGAACCTCGACAACACGGCCGGGGGCGGACAGGGCGTGACGGAGGCGTTCAACGGCAACGTCTACGAGGGCCTGTTCCGGCTCACCGACGACGGCAAGGTCGAGGACCTGCTGGCCAAGGACCACACGGTGAGCAAGGACGGCCTCACCTACACCTTCACGCTGCGCGACGGCGTGAAGTTCCACTCGGGCAAGCCGCTCACCTCGGCCGACGTCAAGTACAGCATCGAGAAGGTCATCGGCCCCGACTCCCAGTCGGCCCGCAAGAGCAGCCTCACGGTGATCAAGAGCATCGAGACGCCGGACGACACCACCGTCAAGGTGAAGCTCGCCAGCAAGTCGATCTCGCTCGTCTACAACCTCAGCTACGTGTGGATCATCAACTCCCAGGCCAAGAACCTGACGACCACCGAGGACGGCACCGGTCCCTACACGCTGGGCGAGTGGAAGCGCGGCTCCACGCTCACCCTTGAGCGCTTCCCCGGATACTGGGGCACCCCCGCGACCAACAAGCAGGTCGTGTTCCACTACTTCACCGACGCGACCGCGCTGAACAACGCGCTGCTGACCAAGGCGGTCGACGTCGTCACCAGCGAGCAGAGCCCCGACGCGCTGGCGAACTTCGAGAACAACGCCGACTACAAGATCAACAACGGCAAGTCGACGACCAAGCTGCTGCTGGCGTTCAACGACCGCAAGGCGCCGTTCGACAAGGTGCTCGTCCGCAAGGCGATCACCTCGGCGATCGACAACAAGAAGCTGCTCAGCTCGATCTGGGGCGACTACGGCACGCTGATCGGCTCGATGGTGCCGCCCACCGACCCCTGGTATGAGGACCTCACCTCGGTCAACCCGTACGACCCGAACCTGGCCAAGCAGGAGCTCGCCCAGGCGGGCTACGCGAACGGCTTCTCCTTCACGCTCGACACGCCGAACTACGACCCCCACCCCACGGTCGCGACGTTCGTGAAGTCGGAGCTGGCCAAGGTCGGGATCACCGTGAACATCAACGTCATCACGGCCGACCAGTGGTACACCAAGGTCTACAAGAACCACGACTTCGCGGCGACGCTGCAGGAGCACGTCAACGACCGCGACGTGGTCTGGTACGGCAACCCCGACTTCTACTGGGGCTACGACAACCCGCAGGTCACCAAGTGGGTCGACGAGGCCGAGCAGTCCGACACGGCCGAGGCGCAGACCGAGCTGCTGAAGAAGGTCAACCAGCAGATCGCCGCCGACGCGGCCAGCGACTGGCTCTACCTCTACCCGCAGATCGTCGTGGCGTCGTCGTCGCTGTCGGGCTACCCCGTCAACGGCCTGAACTCCCAGTTCTACGCGTACGGCATCAAGAAGAGCGGCGGCCGGGGCTGA
- a CDS encoding ABC transporter permease, which produces MTAGPRRVSGRVSGRVSRRVPRSATLIAGCVLAGLVLAVAVVSFFWLPYAPDDTTGGRLMPPGLPHLLGTDKLGRDLLTQLMIGARVALEAGAGSVLIGGLVGLAGGLAAGFATRWLDDTLSALLDILIAFPTVLLAMLVTAAREASLGSAIIAIGLAMSAIVARLTRVLVKRVLAQDFITASRTSGTSWPRVIVEHVLPNIWPTLSVNLALQFGLAVLAEASLSYLGLGAPPPNASWGRMLQEAQASVFIAPAGVIAPGVLLVVLVVGVNLIADGVRDVADPTRRRTR; this is translated from the coding sequence ATGACCGCCGGCCCCCGCCGTGTCTCCGGCCGTGTCTCCGGCCGTGTCTCCCGCCGTGTCCCCCGGTCGGCGACGCTGATCGCCGGCTGCGTCCTGGCCGGTCTCGTCCTCGCCGTGGCCGTCGTGTCGTTCTTCTGGCTGCCGTACGCGCCGGACGACACCACGGGCGGCAGGCTGATGCCGCCGGGCCTGCCCCACCTGCTCGGCACCGACAAGCTCGGCAGAGACCTGCTCACCCAGCTCATGATCGGCGCGCGGGTAGCCCTGGAGGCGGGCGCGGGCTCGGTGCTGATCGGCGGGCTCGTGGGGCTCGCGGGCGGCCTCGCCGCCGGTTTCGCCACCCGCTGGCTCGACGACACGCTCTCGGCCCTCCTCGACATCCTCATCGCGTTCCCGACCGTGCTGCTGGCCATGCTGGTGACCGCCGCGCGCGAGGCGTCCCTCGGCTCGGCGATCATCGCGATCGGGCTGGCGATGTCGGCGATCGTGGCCCGGCTGACCCGGGTGCTGGTCAAGCGAGTCCTGGCCCAGGACTTCATCACGGCCTCGCGCACCTCGGGGACGTCATGGCCCCGGGTGATCGTCGAACACGTGCTGCCGAACATCTGGCCGACGCTGTCGGTCAACCTCGCGCTGCAGTTCGGCCTGGCCGTCCTGGCGGAGGCCAGCCTGTCCTATCTCGGCCTGGGCGCACCGCCGCCGAACGCCTCCTGGGGGCGGATGCTCCAGGAGGCCCAGGCGAGCGTGTTCATCGCCCCGGCGGGGGTGATCGCCCCCGGCGTCCTGCTCGTCGTGCTCGTCGTCGGCGTCAACCTCATCGCCGACGGCGTGCGCGACGTGGCCGACCCGACCCGGAGGAGGACGAGGTGA
- a CDS encoding YkvA family protein — protein sequence MAKAGRAAATWRAYREVSKPGSPGLSARLRAMPRMLRAAVKGEYRGLTKGKLAMLGMAVAYIVSPIDVIPDFLLGLGIVDDFGVFLWLATALLGESGQFVEWERDPRTTVK from the coding sequence ATGGCGAAGGCAGGACGTGCGGCGGCCACCTGGCGCGCCTACCGCGAGGTCTCCAAGCCCGGTTCGCCGGGCCTTTCGGCCCGGCTGCGGGCCATGCCCCGGATGCTCCGCGCCGCGGTGAAGGGCGAGTATCGGGGCCTGACCAAGGGCAAGCTCGCCATGCTCGGCATGGCCGTGGCCTACATCGTCTCGCCCATCGACGTGATCCCCGACTTCCTGCTCGGTCTGGGAATCGTGGACGACTTCGGCGTGTTCCTCTGGCTGGCGACCGCGCTGCTCGGCGAGAGCGGCCAGTTCGTCGAGTGGGAGAGGGACCCCCGCACCACGGTGAAGTGA
- a CDS encoding DUF1684 domain-containing protein — protein sequence MSSRASAATIEAARAGWEAWRAERLAAVRAPLGNLALVETLWPAPGEEVSLEKALAGRPPSVTATRIERTHIATGEPEHGIRLWDAESPAIRHFETIDVFPFAPEWVIEAVFTPVSDTRLLPFEHLKDAGGTRDHAVPGDITFTLDGTPYNLAAFDDEGTLLLVVGDRTNGSATYGGGRFLTVEPEPGGRVVLDFNRAFAPPCAFSPFYNCPLPPPRNRLDVPVEAGEKLPVFRDGFLPH from the coding sequence ATGTCTTCACGCGCCTCCGCAGCCACGATCGAAGCCGCCCGAGCCGGGTGGGAGGCGTGGCGGGCGGAGCGGCTGGCCGCCGTACGGGCCCCGCTGGGCAACCTGGCCCTGGTGGAGACCCTGTGGCCGGCGCCGGGTGAAGAGGTGTCCCTTGAGAAGGCCCTCGCCGGCCGGCCGCCGAGCGTCACGGCGACGCGGATCGAGCGGACCCACATCGCGACCGGCGAGCCCGAGCACGGCATCCGGCTGTGGGACGCGGAGTCGCCCGCCATCCGGCACTTCGAGACCATCGACGTCTTCCCGTTCGCTCCCGAATGGGTGATCGAGGCCGTCTTCACCCCGGTGTCCGACACGCGCCTGCTGCCCTTCGAGCACCTCAAGGACGCCGGCGGCACCCGCGATCACGCCGTGCCCGGCGACATCACCTTCACGCTCGACGGCACGCCGTACAACCTGGCCGCCTTCGACGACGAGGGCACGCTGCTCCTCGTCGTGGGCGACCGCACCAACGGCTCGGCGACGTACGGCGGCGGGCGGTTCCTGACGGTGGAGCCCGAGCCCGGCGGCCGTGTCGTCCTGGACTTCAACCGCGCCTTCGCGCCGCCGTGCGCCTTCTCGCCCTTCTACAACTGTCCGCTGCCGCCGCCGCGGAACCGGTTGGACGTGCCCGTCGAGGCGGGGGAGAAGCTCCCCGTCTTCCGTGACGGCTTCCTGCCGCACTGA
- a CDS encoding ABC transporter permease has product MIAYLLRRTAFLVVSLFLAAVVLFLLLRLLPGDPANALLSVGASPEQVAAARHAIGTDRPLLQQFVSWLGEMSRLDLGSSFVSTLPVGPEIAARLVVTVPLTLLSFLLAVVIAVPVGFVAAYRASTWYGSVLSALSQLGIAVPVFWVGMLLITVFALHLGVLPAGGFPQDDWADPGEALTSLTLPVVTIALVMSASLIRYVRSATLDVLGSDYLRTARALGSSFIGAMWRHGLRNAVVPVVSILGIELATTFLGAVVVESVFALPGLGTMLVKGFAQHDYPVIQGILVVSTFAVLVIGFAADLVQRLIDPRLRRSLGGRFSGDGA; this is encoded by the coding sequence ATGATCGCCTATCTGCTGCGCCGGACGGCGTTCCTCGTCGTCTCGCTGTTCCTGGCCGCCGTGGTGCTGTTCCTGCTGCTGCGCCTGCTGCCGGGCGACCCCGCCAACGCGCTGTTGTCGGTCGGGGCGAGCCCGGAGCAGGTCGCGGCGGCCCGCCACGCGATCGGGACCGACCGGCCGCTGCTCCAGCAGTTCGTCTCGTGGCTCGGCGAGATGTCGCGGCTCGACCTCGGCTCCTCGTTCGTCAGCACGCTTCCCGTCGGCCCCGAGATCGCCGCCCGGCTGGTCGTGACGGTGCCGCTGACGCTGCTGTCCTTCCTGCTGGCCGTCGTGATCGCCGTACCGGTCGGGTTCGTCGCGGCCTACCGGGCGAGCACCTGGTATGGCTCGGTGCTCAGCGCGTTGTCGCAGCTCGGCATCGCGGTGCCCGTCTTTTGGGTCGGCATGCTGCTGATCACGGTGTTCGCGCTCCATCTCGGCGTGCTGCCGGCCGGAGGGTTCCCCCAGGACGACTGGGCCGACCCGGGCGAGGCGCTCACCTCGCTGACGCTGCCCGTCGTCACGATCGCCCTGGTCATGTCGGCCTCGCTGATCCGCTACGTGCGGTCGGCCACCCTCGACGTGCTGGGCAGCGACTACCTGCGTACGGCGCGGGCGCTCGGCTCGTCGTTCATCGGGGCGATGTGGCGGCACGGCCTGCGCAACGCGGTGGTGCCGGTCGTCTCGATCCTGGGCATCGAGCTCGCCACCACCTTCCTCGGCGCGGTCGTGGTCGAGAGCGTGTTCGCGCTGCCCGGGCTCGGCACCATGCTCGTGAAGGGCTTCGCGCAGCATGACTATCCGGTCATCCAGGGGATCCTCGTGGTGAGCACGTTCGCGGTGCTGGTCATCGGGTTCGCGGCCGACCTCGTGCAGCGGCTCATCGATCCGCGGCTGCGCCGCTCCCTCGGCGGGAGATTCTCGGGAGACGGCGCATGA
- a CDS encoding LLM class F420-dependent oxidoreductase, whose translation MTIPFFGQTPVESKELVAELPALGYTDAWSAEVGGTDGFVPLALAAEWAPSLRLGTAIVPVYTRGPALLAMSAATLADLAPGRFVLGIGASSPVIVGNWNAGEFDKPYARVRDTLRFLRAALAGEKVGESYETFAVKGFRLEKAPATPPKIVLAALRPGMLRLAAREADGAITNWLSPQDVRKVRAELGPETELTARLFVVVTEDTAKAREIGRRLLAAYLTVPVYAAFHEWLGRGDLLGPMQEAWAAGDRKAALKAIPDEVVDDLVVHGDPATCRARVREYVAAGLDTPVLAPLAGGDLPLAETVRALAPEA comes from the coding sequence ATGACGATTCCGTTCTTCGGGCAGACGCCGGTCGAGTCGAAGGAGCTCGTCGCCGAGTTGCCCGCACTGGGCTACACCGACGCGTGGTCGGCCGAGGTGGGCGGCACGGACGGGTTCGTCCCGCTGGCCCTGGCGGCCGAGTGGGCGCCGTCCCTGCGCCTGGGCACCGCGATCGTCCCCGTCTACACCCGCGGCCCGGCCCTGCTGGCCATGTCGGCGGCCACGCTGGCGGATCTCGCCCCCGGCAGGTTCGTGCTGGGCATCGGCGCGTCGTCCCCGGTCATCGTGGGCAACTGGAACGCCGGCGAGTTCGACAAGCCGTACGCGCGGGTCCGCGACACCCTGCGCTTCCTGCGGGCGGCGCTGGCCGGGGAGAAGGTCGGCGAAAGCTACGAGACCTTCGCCGTCAAGGGATTCCGGCTGGAGAAGGCCCCCGCGACGCCGCCGAAGATCGTGCTGGCCGCGCTGCGGCCCGGGATGCTCCGCCTGGCCGCCCGCGAGGCCGACGGCGCGATCACCAACTGGCTGTCGCCGCAGGACGTACGGAAGGTCCGGGCCGAGCTGGGCCCGGAGACCGAGCTGACCGCGCGGCTGTTCGTGGTCGTGACCGAAGACACGGCGAAGGCCCGCGAGATCGGCCGCCGGCTGCTGGCCGCCTATCTGACCGTGCCGGTGTACGCCGCGTTCCACGAGTGGCTGGGCCGGGGAGACCTGCTAGGGCCCATGCAGGAGGCGTGGGCGGCCGGGGACCGGAAGGCCGCGCTGAAGGCGATCCCCGACGAGGTGGTGGACGACCTCGTCGTGCACGGCGACCCGGCGACCTGCCGGGCCCGGGTGCGCGAGTACGTGGCCGCCGGGCTGGACACGCCCGTGCTGGCCCCGCTGGCGGGCGGCGATCTCCCGCTCGCCGAGACCGTACGCGCGCTCGCGCCGGAAGCCTGA
- a CDS encoding ABC transporter ATP-binding protein has product MTLLTVEGLHVRSAEGRDLVSDVSFTLGAGERLGLIGESGSGKSMTALAIMGLTPPGMTVSGSVVFDVPGLDRIEVVGAGERRLTSLRGRATSTVFQEPLTALDPLMRVGRQVAEPLRRRRGLRGRALHAAVRAALEEVRLADPDRIARAYPHEISGGQRQRVAIAMALACDPALLIADEPTTALDVTVQADVLTLLDGLVRERGMALLFISHDLAVVSRIAERVIVLKNGVAVESGSVGEVVNAPSHPYTRELVGSARRLDGALDSALDDAIDGRTS; this is encoded by the coding sequence GTGACCCTGCTCACCGTCGAGGGGCTGCACGTGCGCAGCGCCGAGGGCCGCGACCTCGTCTCGGACGTGTCGTTCACGCTCGGCGCGGGCGAGCGGCTGGGCCTGATCGGGGAGTCGGGGTCGGGCAAGTCCATGACCGCCCTGGCGATCATGGGTCTCACGCCTCCCGGGATGACCGTCTCGGGCAGTGTCGTGTTCGACGTGCCCGGCCTCGACCGCATCGAGGTGGTGGGGGCCGGGGAGCGGCGGCTCACCTCGCTGCGCGGCCGGGCGACGAGCACGGTCTTCCAGGAGCCGCTCACCGCCCTCGACCCGCTCATGCGTGTCGGCCGTCAGGTGGCCGAGCCGCTCCGGCGCCGGAGAGGGCTGCGGGGACGCGCCCTGCACGCGGCGGTGCGGGCCGCGCTTGAGGAGGTGCGGCTGGCCGATCCCGATCGGATCGCCCGGGCCTACCCCCACGAGATCTCCGGCGGCCAGCGCCAGCGGGTGGCGATCGCCATGGCCCTCGCCTGCGACCCCGCCCTGCTCATCGCCGACGAGCCCACGACCGCCCTGGACGTCACCGTGCAGGCCGACGTCCTCACGCTGCTCGACGGCCTGGTGCGGGAACGGGGGATGGCACTGCTGTTCATCAGCCACGACCTTGCGGTCGTCTCGCGCATCGCCGAACGCGTCATCGTCCTCAAGAACGGCGTGGCGGTGGAGTCCGGGAGCGTCGGCGAGGTCGTCAACGCTCCGAGCCACCCGTACACGAGGGAACTGGTGGGCAGCGCGCGCCGGCTCGACGGCGCTCTCGACAGCGCTCTCGACGATGCCATCGACGGGAGGACCTCATGA
- a CDS encoding ABC transporter ATP-binding protein, translated as MTRPILEVRGAHFAYGRSAPVLTDVSVAVTPGRSLALVGESGAGKTTLLRLLLGLARPTRGQVLYEGRELAPRDRAQMREFRRGVQTVFQDPYSSLDPRQRVGRIVSEPLRSLGLKQDMAARVAEALRSVGLPEDAASRYPQEFSGGQRQRIAIARAIVCEPRVLLADEPVSALDVSTRVRVVDLLQELRETRALTVVMVSHDLAVVAALCQEVAVLERGRIVEQGDTAQVLGAPRHPYTRRLIDSVPRLPSV; from the coding sequence ATGACTCGGCCCATTCTGGAGGTGCGGGGCGCGCACTTCGCCTACGGCCGCTCGGCCCCCGTGCTCACGGACGTCTCGGTCGCCGTCACGCCCGGACGCAGCCTCGCGCTGGTGGGGGAGTCGGGCGCGGGCAAGACCACGCTGCTGCGCCTGCTGCTCGGGCTGGCCAGGCCGACGAGAGGCCAGGTCCTCTACGAGGGCAGGGAGCTCGCGCCGCGCGACCGGGCTCAGATGCGGGAGTTCCGGCGCGGCGTGCAGACGGTGTTCCAGGACCCGTACTCCTCGCTCGACCCCCGGCAGCGGGTGGGCCGGATCGTCTCGGAACCCCTGCGGTCCCTGGGCCTCAAGCAGGACATGGCCGCCCGGGTCGCCGAGGCCCTGCGCTCCGTCGGCCTGCCCGAGGACGCCGCGAGCCGCTATCCGCAGGAGTTCTCCGGCGGGCAGCGGCAGCGCATCGCCATCGCGCGGGCGATCGTGTGCGAGCCCCGCGTGCTGCTCGCGGACGAGCCGGTCAGCGCGCTCGACGTCTCCACCCGGGTGCGCGTCGTCGACCTGCTGCAGGAGCTCCGGGAGACCCGCGCGCTGACGGTCGTGATGGTGTCGCACGACCTGGCCGTGGTGGCCGCCCTCTGCCAGGAGGTGGCCGTGCTGGAGCGGGGGCGCATCGTCGAGCAGGGAGACACCGCACAGGTGCTCGGCGCTCCCCGCCACCCCTACACGCGACGGCTCATCGACAGCGTCCCCCGGCTGCCCTCGGTTTGA